A section of the Gloeobacter violaceus PCC 7421 genome encodes:
- the aroF gene encoding 3-deoxy-7-phosphoheptulonate synthase: protein MIVIMRPEATEADIAAVCQRANEMGLAGHPCYGVQQATISIIGFDESVSPGDFSSLGGVDRVVRVSTPHKLASRQSGLPATAIKIAPGITVGSGLTFVAGPCSVESREHIVHTARLVKAGGASMLRAGAFKPRTSPYQFRGLGEAGLDYLAEAGAAAGLPVVTEVMTPALVEKVAARADVLQIGTRNMQNYDLLLAVGRTDKPVLLKRGMSATLTEFLLAAEYILSAGNPNVILCERGIRTFETHTRNTLDLSAVPALKTLTHLPVVVDPSHGTGRRELVLPMARAAVACGADGLLVEVHPDPDRSISDAQQAISPEMFAQLVRDCQAIFAALHPEAARTPV from the coding sequence ATGATCGTCATTATGCGTCCGGAAGCCACCGAGGCCGACATCGCGGCCGTGTGTCAGCGCGCCAACGAAATGGGTCTGGCGGGTCACCCCTGCTACGGTGTGCAGCAGGCGACAATCAGCATCATCGGTTTCGATGAATCCGTCTCGCCGGGAGATTTCAGCAGCCTGGGCGGGGTGGACCGGGTGGTGCGGGTGAGCACGCCCCACAAACTCGCGAGCCGCCAGAGCGGTCTACCGGCCACGGCGATCAAGATTGCCCCCGGCATCACCGTGGGCAGTGGCCTCACCTTCGTGGCCGGTCCCTGTTCGGTCGAAAGCCGCGAGCACATTGTGCACACCGCCCGGCTGGTGAAGGCGGGCGGCGCCTCGATGCTGCGGGCCGGGGCTTTCAAGCCGCGCACTTCGCCCTACCAGTTTCGCGGTCTGGGCGAAGCGGGCCTCGACTATCTGGCTGAAGCCGGGGCGGCGGCGGGGTTGCCGGTAGTTACCGAGGTGATGACCCCGGCGCTGGTCGAGAAGGTGGCCGCGCGCGCGGACGTGCTGCAGATCGGCACCCGCAACATGCAAAATTACGATTTGCTCCTGGCGGTGGGGCGCACCGACAAGCCGGTATTGCTCAAGCGGGGCATGTCCGCGACCCTGACGGAATTTTTGCTTGCCGCCGAGTACATCCTCTCGGCGGGCAACCCGAATGTGATCCTTTGCGAGCGGGGCATCCGCACCTTCGAGACCCACACCCGCAATACCCTCGATCTCTCGGCGGTGCCCGCCCTCAAGACGCTCACCCACCTGCCGGTGGTGGTGGACCCGAGCCACGGCACGGGGCGACGCGAACTGGTGCTGCCGATGGCCCGGGCTGCCGTCGCCTGCGGTGCCGATGGGCTGCTGGTCGAAGTGCACCCCGATCCGGATCGCTCGATTAGCGACGCCCAACAGGCAATCTCCCCGGAGATGTTCGCCCAACTGGTGCGCGATTGCCAGGCGATCTTTGCGGCACTGCACCCGGAGGCGGCTCGCACGCCCGTGTGA